One Hermetia illucens chromosome 4, iHerIll2.2.curated.20191125, whole genome shotgun sequence DNA segment encodes these proteins:
- the LOC119655930 gene encoding alpha-ketoglutarate-dependent dioxygenase alkB homolog 6, whose translation MDFTDFLVRNCPKSAMYIPNFITSDEEQRILKQVENAPKPKWTQLSHRRLINYGGVPHPNGMIAEEIPSWLQVFVDKVNNLGIFESHKANHVLVNEYQSGQGIMPHTDGPLFYPTISTISCGSHTVLEFYKPEIESAENEESNSSPNQSQLSEKYKRQLCCKLLIEPRSLLILKDSLYHDYLHSISEIKEDLVCDNVCNLANCAVPYKFGDRLQRKTRISLTIRHVPKTTRMKLKFFT comes from the exons ATGGATTTCACTGATTTCCTAGTGAGGAAT TGTCCCAAGAGTGCCATGTACATCCCCAACTTCATCACATCCGACGAGGAGCAGAGGATACTCAAGCAGGTGGAAAATGCCCCGAAGCCGAAGTGGACACAGCTATCCCACCGTCGTCTCATCAACTATGGTGGCGTTCCCCATCCAAACGGGATGATTGCCGAGGAGATTCCTAGCTGGTTGCAGGTCTTCGTCGATAAAGTTAACAATTTAG GAATTTTTGAGTCCCACAAAGCAAATCACGTCCTAGTCAACGAATACCAATCCGGCCAGGGAATAATGCCTCACACAGACGGGCCACTCTTCTACCCGACCATCAGCACAATATCATGTGGATCCCACACAGTTCTCGAGTTCTACAAGCCGGAAATCGAGAGCGCAGAAAACGAGGAGTCCAATTCGAGTCCGAACCAAAGCCAGCTCAGTGAGAAGTACAAACGCCAACTCTGCTGCAAGCTGCTCATCGAACCCAGGAGCCTTCTGATTCTCAAGGACTCGCTCTATCACGACTATTTGCATTCCATTTCAGAGATCAAAGAGGACTTGGTGTGCGATAACGTCTGCAACCTGGCCAATTGCGCGGTTCCTTACAAGTTTGGCGACAGATTACAACGAAAGACGCGGATCTCTCTGACGATTCGACACGTCCCAAAGACAACGAGGATGAAGCTTAAATTCTTCACTTAG
- the LOC119655358 gene encoding E3 ubiquitin-protein ligase COP1-like isoform X1 — protein MTARRPRSLSPMGVDSSHHHGEDRKRRPVGLNGISSTVEDKTSDFLCPICFDIIRDAHITRCGHTFCHECIHKSITTFKRCPKCNVMLNPDTIFPNHLLDELISKHNLRMQLQDGLNATTAAPTPAGGPDGLKNFLSTESQKLSLTDVNIMLEILTQRKQLLESESSAAQNQLLYEFLTHLLRQKEDQQAQIMKEITLVKKDLESVSSILSTVSGRSSREDNSQAKGDISIEGAKLEKQPTTSHSDGFNANAEGVADTSSRSNFLSRKRRMYSHFDDFVSSYFSTRSQELYLGTDSTHISADDKLKVSSHVRQGLDTFRDNLVKFSRYSSLRPLATMHYSSDLHISSTIVSTIVFDKDNEYFAIGGVTKRIKVYDYLAVVRDPVDIHYPCVEMVSKSKISCIAWNSYHKNILASSDYEGAVNIWDVTTSKLTKCFQEHEKRCWSVDFNEVDTRLIVSGSDDARVKLWSLKDEHSIATLEAKANVCCVKFNPKISYQLAFGSADHDVHFYDLRNMSRAICVFKGHKKAVSYVKFLNTHEIISASTDSQLKLWNVNSPPYSLRSFTGHVNEKNFVGLATDGDYIACGSEDNSMFIYYKGLSKPLFSKKIEVGHRVSDLERSNDLNEFVSAVCWRKQCNVVLAANSRGLINILELV, from the coding sequence ATGACAGCGCGACGACCACGTTCGCTCTCCCCCATGGGAGTTGATTCATCACACCACCATGGCGAGGACAGGAAACGACGACCAGTTGGTCTAAATGGCATTAGTTCGACTGTGGAGGACAAAACTAGCGATTTCCTTTGTCCCATTTGCTTCGACATCATTCGCGATGCACATATTACACGATGCGGGCATACATTTTGCCACGAATGCATTCATAAATCAATTACCACATTTAAGCGCTGTCCAAAATGCAACGTAATGCTTAATCCTGACACAATATTTCCTAACCACCTTCTCGATGAGTTAATATCCAAACATAATTTGAGAATGCAACTGCAGGACGGACTGAATGCTACCACTGCAGCCCCAACTCCAGCAGGAGGGCCGGATggtttgaagaattttttgtcAACCGAATCCCAAAAATTGTCCCTAACCGATGTGAATATTATGCTGGAGATACTGACCCAGAGAAAGCAATTGCTAGAATCGGAGTCCAGTGCAGCACAAAACCAGTTACTCTATGAGTTTTTAACGCATTTGCTTAGACAAAAGGAGGATCAACAGGCTCAAATTATGAAGGAAATTACTTTAGTGAAAAAGGATCTAGAAAGTGTTAGTAGCATTTTGTCAACAGTGAGCGGAAGGAGTAGCCGAGAGGATAATTCGCAGGCGAAAGGTGATATTTCAATTGAAGGTGCTAAACTTGAAAAACAGCCGACGACATCACACAGTGATGGTTTCAATGCCAATGCTGAAGGAGTCGCAGACACTAGTTCCAGAAGTAATTTCCTATCTCGAAAGCGGCGCATGTACTCCCATTTCGACGATTTTGTTTCATCGTACTTTTCGACACGAAGTCAAGAACTGTACTTAGGAACGGATTCCACCCATATTAGTGCAGACGACAAACTAAAAGTTTCCTCCCATGTTCGTCAAGGACTTGATACATTCCGTGATAATCTTGTAAAATTCTCACGCTATAGTAGCCTTCGTCCTTTAGCCACAATGCATTATTCTAGCGATTTACATATTAGTTCAACAATCGTATCCACAATTGTGTTCGATAAGGACAATGAATACTTCGCTATTGGAGGCGTAACGAAACGCATAAAAGTGTATGATTACTTAGCGGTTGTTCGTGATCCGGTGGACATTCATTATCCATGCGTGGAGATGGTGTCGAAAAGTAAGATCTCGTGTATAGCTTGGAACTCGTATCATAAAAATATCCTAGCGTCAAGTGACTATGAAGGCGCGGTAAATATTTGGGACGTCACGACCAGTAAGTTGACGAAGTGTTTTCAAGAGCACGAAAAACGATGTTGGAGTGTGGACTTCAATGAGGTGGACACACGGTTAATTGTGTCGGGATCGGACGATGCAAGAGTGAAATTATGGTCGCTCAAGGACGAACATTCGATCGCAACTTTAGAAGCTAAGGCAAATGTTTGTTGTGTAAAATTCAATCcgaaaatttcatatcaattggCTTTCGGTTCGGCCGATCATGACGTACATTTCTATGATCTGCGGAACATGAGTCGTGCTATTTGTGTATTTAAAGGACATAAAAAGGCTGTTTCCTATGTGAAATTTCTTAATACCCACGAAATAATCTCTGCGAGTACGGATAGCCAACTGAAATTGTGGAACGTGAACTCACCACCGTATTCGTTACGATCATTTACGGGTCATGTGAATGAAAAGAACTTTGTCGGTCTTGCTACGGACGGTGATTATATTGCGTGCGGTAGCGAAGACAACTcaatgtttatttattataaagGACTCTCGAAACCGTTATTTAGTAAGAAAATTGAAGTTGGACATCGAGTGTCCGATTTGGAACGATCAAATGATTTGAATGAATTTGTGTCGGCCGTTTGTTGGCGCAAGCAGTGCAATGTAGTTTTAGCGGCAAATAGCCGTGGTCTTATAAATATTTTAGAATTAGTTTAA
- the LOC119655358 gene encoding cytosol aminopeptidase-like isoform X2, which yields MALVGLLKFVQRTSSANACRFYCSMSNKRGIVLGVHTGKDQDKYELTSFAKRYDESIGGKLSESLKISGPPKPNQCRVYWGLNKEYEAYAVVGIGDPKTVSKLECINAEKEVIRAAAAVGVNTLVAQNVLDIEVESLGGAECTAVGALLGTFKYQDLKAKDKRSPKPKIQLRSDSDDADGWKRGKILANAQNYTRVLMETPANLMTPTIFAEKVKNHFQKCNIDVKIEAHDADWARELGMNAFLSVASGSDQPPVFLEMTYSKGKSDDPFICLVGKGVTFDSGGISIKPAAGMADMRADMGGAANLVGALAAISQLKLPVNVKALIPLTENLINGHATKPGDVVRAMNGKTICVDNTDAEGRLILADALCYAERFKPKFILDIATLTGAIIVALGNCVAAAYCTDESLWKNLEAAGADTGDRMWRMPLFSNYNKMVTDYESYDLQNTGKKGAGSCTAAAFLREFVPENTPWIHIDMAGMMTACDDQLYTNGKMMPGRPMRTLVELVQRYAQNKQ from the exons ATGGCGTTAGTGGGACTTTTGAAATTTGTGCAGCGAACAAGCAGTGCAAATGCGTGTCGATTTTACTGTTCAATGTCGAATAAG CGCGGCATTGTGCTCGGTGTTCACACAGGCAAGGACCAGGACAAGTACGAATTGACTTCATTCGCAAAACGCTACGACGAGTCGATCGGTGGAAAGCTCTcggaaagtttaaaaat CTCTGGACCGCCTAAACCCAATCAGTGCCGAGTTTATTGGGGGCTAAATAAAGAATATGAAGCCTACGCCGTTGTTGGAATCGGGGACCCAAAAACTGTCAGCAAACTTGAATGCATTAACGCTGAAAAGGAAGTGATTCGTGCTGCAGCAGCTGTGGGAGTGAACACCCTTGTTGCACAAAATGTTCTCGACATTGAAGTGGAATCATTGGGTGGTGCTGAATGCACAGCCGTTGGAGCTCTTCTCGGAACATTCAAATATCAGGACTTGAAAGCAAAGGACAAGCGATCACCAAAGCCAAAAATTCAGTTAAGAAGTGATTCGGACGATGCCGACGGTTGGAAACGTGGAAAAATTTTAGCAAACGCTCAAAATTATACAAGAGT TTTAATGGAAACACCAGCCAATCTCATGACCCCAACTATTTTCGCTGAAAAAGTTAAAAATCATTTCCAAAAATGTAATATAGATGTGAAGATAGAGGCGCATGATGCAGATTGGGCACGGGAACTGGGAATGAATGCATTTTTGTCTGTGGCAAGCGGGAGTGACCAACCGCCAGTTTTCCTGGAAATGACCTATTCCAAAGGCAAATCTGATGATCCCTTCATTTGTTTAGTAGGGAAGGGCGTGACTTTCGATTCCGGCGGTATCAGTATTAAGCCCGCGGCAGGAATGGCTGACATGCGAGCTGATATGGGTGGAGCAGCTAACCTCGTTGGAGCCTTGGCAGCTATATCTCAACTGAAACTCCCTGTGAATGTCAAAG CCCTTATTCCTTTAACCGAAAATTTGATCAACGGTCACGCTACTAAGCCTGGTGATGTTGTAAGAGCAATGAATGGTAAAACTATTTGCGTTGATAACACAGACGCTGAAGGACGATTGATTCTAGCTGACGCTTTGTGTTACGCCGAACG atTTAAACCGAAATTCATTCTGGATATTGCCACCTTAACTGGGGCCATAATCGTGGCTTTGGGCAATTGTGTAGCGGCTGCTTATTGCACGGATGAATCTCTTTGGAAAAACTTGGAGGCCGCCGGAGCAGATACCGGAGATCGAATGTGGCGTATGCCACTTTTCAGCAACTACAATAAAATGGTGACCGACTACGAATCCTATGATTTGCAAAACACCGGAAAGAAGGGGGCCGGATCATGTACAGCGGCTGCATTTTTGAGGGAATTCGTTCCAGAAAATACTCCCTGGATTCATATTGATATGGCCGGTATGATGACCGCCTGTGACGATCAACTCTATACAAATGGGAAAATGATGCCTGGACGTCCAATGCGTACATTAGTGGAATTGGTACAAAGATATGCCCAAAACAAACAATGA
- the LOC119655358 gene encoding cytosol aminopeptidase-like isoform X5, translating to MLRGIVLGVHTGKDQDKYELTSFAKRYDESIGGKLSESLKISGPPKSNKTLVYWGLSDKHEAVTVVGVSNPRKVSKLECINAENEVIRTAAAVGARRLISENVFNIEMESFDNAECAAVGALLATYKYQELKQKAKQSPTPKICLSEGANNPGDIDGWKRGKILAKAQNFARGLMEAPANLMTPTIFAETTKARLTKCGDVDVVIHDANWARELGMNSFLSVASGSDEPPVFLEITYSKSDPGDPYICLVGKGVTFDCGGISIKPAATMADMRADMGGAANVVGTIAAVSHLNLPVNIKGLIPLTENLINGHATKPGDVVKAMNGKTICVDNTDAEGRLILADALCYAGKFKPKFILDIATLTGAVTVALGNCAAAAYCNDDALWQKLEIAGANTGDRMWRMPLFSHYSRQMTNYESYDLHNAGKKGGGSCTAAAFLREFVPKDTPWIHIDMAGIKGPSDDQIYTLGRSMTGRPMRTLVEFIYKCSKM from the exons ATGTTG CGCGGCATTGTGCTCGGTGTTCACACAGGCAAGGACCAGGACAAGTACGAATTGACTTCATTCGCAAAACGCTACGACGAGTCGATCGGTGGAAAGCTCTcggaaagtttaaaaat TTCGGGGCCACCCAAAAGCAACAAAACTCTCGTTTATTGGGGTCTCAGCGATAAACACGAAGCCGTAACTGTAGTGGGCGTTTCAAACCCCCGCAAGGTCAGCAAGCTTGAATGTATAAATGCTGAAAATGAGGTAATTCGGACGGCAGCCGCGGTCGGAGCTAGAAGATTGATTTCagaaaatgttttcaatatcgAAATGGAATCCTTTGATAATGCAGAATGTGCAGCAGTTGGAGCTCTTCTCGCCACATATAAATATCAAGAGTTGAAACAAAAGGCGAAGCAATCACCGACACCAAAAATATGCTTGTCTGAAGGCGCCAATAATCCTGGGGACATTGACGGTTGGAAACGTGGGAAAATTTTAGCTAAAGCCCAAAATTTCGCAAGAGG GTTGATGGAAGCACCTGCCAATCTTATGACGCCAACTATTTTTGCCGAAACCACAAAGGCGAGGCTGACGAAATGCGGTGACGTGGACGTTGTTATACACGATGCAAATTGGGCTCGCGAACTTGGAATGAATTCATTTTTATCGGTGGCGAGTGGCAGCGATGAACCTCCAGTCTTTTTAGAGATTACATATTCCAAAAGCGATCCTGGTGATCCATATATTTGCCTGGTGGGAAAAGGCGTAACATTCGACTGTGGGGGCATCAGCATCAAGCCTGCAGCAACGATGGCTGATATGCGGGCTGACATGGGTGGAGCTGCTAATGTGGTGGGAACAATAGCTGCCGTGTCTCATCTCAATTTGCCAGTTAATATTAAAG GACTCATCCCATTAACCGAAAACCTTATAAATGGACATGCCACCAAACCCGGAGATGTCGTGAAAGCCATGAACGGAAAAACTATTTGCGTTGACAATACAGACGCCGAAGGGCGTTTGATTTTAGCTGACGCTCTTTGCTACGCCGGAAA ATTTAAACCTAAATTCATCTTAGACATTGCAACGCTCACCGGTGCTGTCACAGTCGCTTTAGGAAACTGTGCAGCCGCCGCGTACTGTAATGATGACGCGTTATGGCAAAAATTAGAAATTGCAGGAGCAAATACTGGAGATCGTATGTGGCGTATGCCACTTTTCAGTCACTATTCCAGACAAATGACAAATTATGAGTCCTACGATTTACATAACGCTGGAAAGAAAGGAGGCGGATCCTGTACAGCTGCTGCATTTTTAAGGGAATTCGTACCAAAAGATACTCCTTGGATACATATTGATATGGCTGGCATAAAGGGTCCTTCAGATGATCAAATCTAT
- the LOC119655360 gene encoding THO complex subunit 7 homolog: MTDEDVIKRRLLIDGDGTGDDRRLNVLLKTFIKWCNTNDSPENNQIMYDRLLAQLAQCEFAVTKSDFATKMMKQELKNYETISDTIEGSIEVAKREIEASKEDLILAKKIRKNRMEYDALAKVINAQPDRKKTTEQLDNLTKELNELEEKKAQLQRKLDTRKNDFLVLMRSIKELQSNLDDSSSDEEGNDEKMSMDDDDEKVFEIYVPTSPVYGGEII; the protein is encoded by the exons ATGACTGATG AGGATGTAATCAAGCGGCGCCTTTTGATCGATGGCGACGGGACTGGCGATGATCGACGGTTGAACGTGCTTTTAAAAACTTTTATAAAATGGTGCAATACAAACGACTCGCCGGAAAATAA CCAGATAATGTACGACCGCCTACTAGCTCAGCTTGCACAGTGCGAGTTTGccgtcaccaagtcagactttGCCACGAAAATGATGAAACAAGAACTGAAAAACTACGAAACCATCTCGGACACGATTGAGGGCAGCATTGAGGTTGCAAAGCGAGAAATTGAGGCGAGCAAGGAGGACCTCATACTGGCCAAGAAAATCCGTAAGAATCGCATGGAGTACGACGCTCTGGCGAAAGTCATTAATGCTCAGCCGGATCGGAAGAAGACCACGGAGCAGCTGGACAACCTCACGAAGGAGCTGAACGAGCTGGAAGAGAAGAAGGCTCAGTTGCAGAGGAAGCTGGATACGAGGAAGAATgactttttggtgctgatgcggTCAATAAAGGAATTGCAAAGTAATTTGGACGACAGCTCGTCGGATGAGGAGGGAAACGATGAGAAAATGTCGATGGATGATGACGACGAAAAGGTCTTTGAAATATATGTTCCTACGAGTCCAGTGTATGGAGGTGAAATTATATGA
- the LOC119655358 gene encoding cytosol aminopeptidase-like isoform X3, whose translation MALVGLLKFVQRTSSANACRFYCSMSNKRGIVLGVHTGKDQDKYELTSFAKRYDESIGGKLSESLKISGPPKSNKTLVYWGLSDKHEAVTVVGVSNPRKVSKLECINAENEVIRTAAAVGARRLISENVFNIEMESFDNAECAAVGALLATYKYQELKQKAKQSPTPKICLSEGANNPGDIDGWKRGKILAKAQNFARGLMEAPANLMTPTIFAETTKARLTKCGDVDVVIHDANWARELGMNSFLSVASGSDEPPVFLEITYSKSDPGDPYICLVGKGVTFDCGGISIKPAATMADMRADMGGAANVVGTIAAVSHLNLPVNIKGLIPLTENLINGHATKPGDVVKAMNGKTICVDNTDAEGRLILADALCYAGKFKPKFILDIATLTGAVTVALGNCAAAAYCNDDALWQKLEIAGANTGDRMWRMPLFSHYSRQMTNYESYDLHNAGKKGGGSCTAAAFLREFVPKDTPWIHIDMAGIKGPSDDQIYTLGRSMTGRPMRTLVEFIYKCSKM comes from the exons ATGGCGTTAGTGGGACTTTTGAAATTTGTGCAGCGAACAAGCAGTGCAAATGCGTGTCGATTTTACTGTTCAATGTCGAATAAG CGCGGCATTGTGCTCGGTGTTCACACAGGCAAGGACCAGGACAAGTACGAATTGACTTCATTCGCAAAACGCTACGACGAGTCGATCGGTGGAAAGCTCTcggaaagtttaaaaat TTCGGGGCCACCCAAAAGCAACAAAACTCTCGTTTATTGGGGTCTCAGCGATAAACACGAAGCCGTAACTGTAGTGGGCGTTTCAAACCCCCGCAAGGTCAGCAAGCTTGAATGTATAAATGCTGAAAATGAGGTAATTCGGACGGCAGCCGCGGTCGGAGCTAGAAGATTGATTTCagaaaatgttttcaatatcgAAATGGAATCCTTTGATAATGCAGAATGTGCAGCAGTTGGAGCTCTTCTCGCCACATATAAATATCAAGAGTTGAAACAAAAGGCGAAGCAATCACCGACACCAAAAATATGCTTGTCTGAAGGCGCCAATAATCCTGGGGACATTGACGGTTGGAAACGTGGGAAAATTTTAGCTAAAGCCCAAAATTTCGCAAGAGG GTTGATGGAAGCACCTGCCAATCTTATGACGCCAACTATTTTTGCCGAAACCACAAAGGCGAGGCTGACGAAATGCGGTGACGTGGACGTTGTTATACACGATGCAAATTGGGCTCGCGAACTTGGAATGAATTCATTTTTATCGGTGGCGAGTGGCAGCGATGAACCTCCAGTCTTTTTAGAGATTACATATTCCAAAAGCGATCCTGGTGATCCATATATTTGCCTGGTGGGAAAAGGCGTAACATTCGACTGTGGGGGCATCAGCATCAAGCCTGCAGCAACGATGGCTGATATGCGGGCTGACATGGGTGGAGCTGCTAATGTGGTGGGAACAATAGCTGCCGTGTCTCATCTCAATTTGCCAGTTAATATTAAAG GACTCATCCCATTAACCGAAAACCTTATAAATGGACATGCCACCAAACCCGGAGATGTCGTGAAAGCCATGAACGGAAAAACTATTTGCGTTGACAATACAGACGCCGAAGGGCGTTTGATTTTAGCTGACGCTCTTTGCTACGCCGGAAA ATTTAAACCTAAATTCATCTTAGACATTGCAACGCTCACCGGTGCTGTCACAGTCGCTTTAGGAAACTGTGCAGCCGCCGCGTACTGTAATGATGACGCGTTATGGCAAAAATTAGAAATTGCAGGAGCAAATACTGGAGATCGTATGTGGCGTATGCCACTTTTCAGTCACTATTCCAGACAAATGACAAATTATGAGTCCTACGATTTACATAACGCTGGAAAGAAAGGAGGCGGATCCTGTACAGCTGCTGCATTTTTAAGGGAATTCGTACCAAAAGATACTCCTTGGATACATATTGATATGGCTGGCATAAAGGGTCCTTCAGATGATCAAATCTAT
- the LOC119655358 gene encoding cytosol aminopeptidase-like isoform X4 has protein sequence MLRGIVLGVHTGKDQDKYELTSFAKRYDESIGGKLSESLKISGPPKPNQCRVYWGLNKEYEAYAVVGIGDPKTVSKLECINAEKEVIRAAAAVGVNTLVAQNVLDIEVESLGGAECTAVGALLGTFKYQDLKAKDKRSPKPKIQLRSDSDDADGWKRGKILANAQNYTRVLMETPANLMTPTIFAEKVKNHFQKCNIDVKIEAHDADWARELGMNAFLSVASGSDQPPVFLEMTYSKGKSDDPFICLVGKGVTFDSGGISIKPAAGMADMRADMGGAANLVGALAAISQLKLPVNVKALIPLTENLINGHATKPGDVVRAMNGKTICVDNTDAEGRLILADALCYAERFKPKFILDIATLTGAIIVALGNCVAAAYCTDESLWKNLEAAGADTGDRMWRMPLFSNYNKMVTDYESYDLQNTGKKGAGSCTAAAFLREFVPENTPWIHIDMAGMMTACDDQLYTNGKMMPGRPMRTLVELVQRYAQNKQ, from the exons ATGTTG CGCGGCATTGTGCTCGGTGTTCACACAGGCAAGGACCAGGACAAGTACGAATTGACTTCATTCGCAAAACGCTACGACGAGTCGATCGGTGGAAAGCTCTcggaaagtttaaaaat CTCTGGACCGCCTAAACCCAATCAGTGCCGAGTTTATTGGGGGCTAAATAAAGAATATGAAGCCTACGCCGTTGTTGGAATCGGGGACCCAAAAACTGTCAGCAAACTTGAATGCATTAACGCTGAAAAGGAAGTGATTCGTGCTGCAGCAGCTGTGGGAGTGAACACCCTTGTTGCACAAAATGTTCTCGACATTGAAGTGGAATCATTGGGTGGTGCTGAATGCACAGCCGTTGGAGCTCTTCTCGGAACATTCAAATATCAGGACTTGAAAGCAAAGGACAAGCGATCACCAAAGCCAAAAATTCAGTTAAGAAGTGATTCGGACGATGCCGACGGTTGGAAACGTGGAAAAATTTTAGCAAACGCTCAAAATTATACAAGAGT TTTAATGGAAACACCAGCCAATCTCATGACCCCAACTATTTTCGCTGAAAAAGTTAAAAATCATTTCCAAAAATGTAATATAGATGTGAAGATAGAGGCGCATGATGCAGATTGGGCACGGGAACTGGGAATGAATGCATTTTTGTCTGTGGCAAGCGGGAGTGACCAACCGCCAGTTTTCCTGGAAATGACCTATTCCAAAGGCAAATCTGATGATCCCTTCATTTGTTTAGTAGGGAAGGGCGTGACTTTCGATTCCGGCGGTATCAGTATTAAGCCCGCGGCAGGAATGGCTGACATGCGAGCTGATATGGGTGGAGCAGCTAACCTCGTTGGAGCCTTGGCAGCTATATCTCAACTGAAACTCCCTGTGAATGTCAAAG CCCTTATTCCTTTAACCGAAAATTTGATCAACGGTCACGCTACTAAGCCTGGTGATGTTGTAAGAGCAATGAATGGTAAAACTATTTGCGTTGATAACACAGACGCTGAAGGACGATTGATTCTAGCTGACGCTTTGTGTTACGCCGAACG atTTAAACCGAAATTCATTCTGGATATTGCCACCTTAACTGGGGCCATAATCGTGGCTTTGGGCAATTGTGTAGCGGCTGCTTATTGCACGGATGAATCTCTTTGGAAAAACTTGGAGGCCGCCGGAGCAGATACCGGAGATCGAATGTGGCGTATGCCACTTTTCAGCAACTACAATAAAATGGTGACCGACTACGAATCCTATGATTTGCAAAACACCGGAAAGAAGGGGGCCGGATCATGTACAGCGGCTGCATTTTTGAGGGAATTCGTTCCAGAAAATACTCCCTGGATTCATATTGATATGGCCGGTATGATGACCGCCTGTGACGATCAACTCTATACAAATGGGAAAATGATGCCTGGACGTCCAATGCGTACATTAGTGGAATTGGTACAAAGATATGCCCAAAACAAACAATGA